The following proteins are encoded in a genomic region of Enterocloster clostridioformis:
- the cysE gene encoding serine O-acetyltransferase, with protein MIFKDIWLDIKAVQERDPAARNALEVLLLYQGVHALIWHRFAHWFYKHRMFFVARLISQIARFFTLIEIHPGAQLGHGILIDHGCGVVIGETTVVGDNCTIYQGVTLGGVGTKKGKRHPTLGNNVMVGAGAKILGAFEVGDNCSIAANAVLLKPLEDNVTAVGIPARPIKKDGVTIPKVKKSLTLEEYETMKRRMEQMEKEIEFLKGALKDART; from the coding sequence ATGATATTCAAGGACATATGGCTTGACATAAAGGCCGTACAGGAACGTGACCCCGCTGCCCGCAATGCCCTGGAGGTACTTCTTCTGTACCAGGGAGTCCATGCCCTTATATGGCACCGGTTTGCCCACTGGTTCTATAAGCACAGGATGTTTTTTGTTGCCAGGCTGATTTCCCAGATTGCCAGGTTTTTCACCCTCATCGAGATTCACCCCGGCGCCCAGCTGGGCCACGGCATCCTGATTGACCATGGATGCGGAGTGGTTATCGGCGAGACCACGGTTGTGGGAGATAACTGTACCATTTACCAGGGAGTTACCCTGGGCGGCGTGGGAACCAAGAAAGGCAAACGCCATCCCACTCTGGGCAATAATGTGATGGTAGGCGCGGGCGCCAAGATTCTGGGCGCTTTTGAGGTGGGCGATAACTGCTCCATTGCGGCCAATGCCGTTCTGCTGAAGCCGCTGGAGGATAATGTGACCGCTGTGGGCATACCTGCCCGTCCAATCAAAAAGGATGGCGTTACCATACCAAAGGTAAAGAAAAGCCTGACGCTGGAGGAATACGAGACAATGAAACGGCGGATGGAGCAGATGGAGAAGGAGATTGAATTCCTTAAGGGCGCCTTAAAAGATGCCCGGACATGA
- a CDS encoding tRNA 2-thiocytidine biosynthesis TtcA family protein has translation MKQEAPHVNIERSIIKQFRREIWRPFVKGLQDYEMIKDGDKVAVCISGGKDSMLLAKCLQQLKRQSQTDFELEFIVMDPGYNPDNRKLIEDNAALMNIPVRIFDSDIFDIVVDVEQSPCYLCARMRRGYLYAHARELGCNKIALGHHFDDVIETILMGILYGGQINTMMPKLHSTNFQGMELIRPLYYVKEEDILAWKDYNGLHFLQCACRFTERIAKEQAARGMAGEAADIVHTSKRQEMKELIRSLRKTSPFIDANIMKSVENINLDACLGYVKDGVRRHFMDEYDER, from the coding sequence ATGAAACAGGAAGCACCCCATGTAAATATAGAGCGGAGCATCATAAAACAGTTCCGCAGGGAAATATGGCGCCCCTTTGTGAAGGGGCTTCAGGATTATGAGATGATAAAAGACGGCGACAAGGTGGCTGTCTGCATATCCGGCGGAAAGGATTCCATGCTTCTGGCCAAATGCCTTCAGCAGTTAAAGCGGCAGAGCCAGACGGATTTTGAGCTGGAGTTCATTGTCATGGACCCCGGATACAATCCGGACAACAGGAAGCTGATTGAAGATAATGCAGCCCTCATGAATATACCGGTGCGTATCTTTGATTCGGATATATTTGACATTGTGGTGGATGTGGAGCAGTCCCCCTGCTACCTGTGCGCCAGAATGAGAAGAGGGTATCTGTACGCCCACGCCAGGGAACTGGGATGCAATAAGATAGCGCTGGGACACCATTTTGACGACGTGATTGAGACCATTCTTATGGGAATCCTTTACGGAGGCCAGATTAATACCATGATGCCCAAGCTTCACAGCACGAATTTCCAGGGCATGGAGTTAATCCGCCCCCTGTACTATGTAAAGGAAGAAGATATACTGGCCTGGAAGGATTACAACGGCCTGCATTTCCTGCAGTGTGCCTGCCGGTTTACGGAGCGGATTGCTAAGGAACAGGCTGCAAGAGGGATGGCAGGGGAGGCGGCTGATATCGTGCACACCTCCAAGCGCCAGGAGATGAAGGAGCTCATCCGATCCCTCAGAAAGACCAGCCCCTTCATAGACGCCAATATCATGAAAAGCGTGGAGAACATTAATCTGGACGCCTGCCTTGGCTACGTGAAGGACGGGGTGCGCCGCCACTTCATGGACGAATACGATGAAAGATAG